From the Plectropomus leopardus isolate mb chromosome 20, YSFRI_Pleo_2.0, whole genome shotgun sequence genome, the window cataacattttcactgacctCCATGCTTCTTTCTACTATTTACTGACCTGTTTACCAGAGTCCAGGCTGTCTGTGACATCGAGTGTGACacaccagaagaaaaaaatctacacagAAAGGCATGACCGTGTACATGGCCTTGGTCTACTGACAAGGGGTAAGCACTCTATCAcaaatttttttcaggttttgcggcatttaaaaaaaacggaCCCATGCTAATTTTATTGGGAAAAgtgtaatagaaaaaaaatagttattgcTCAGCTTCAGccaaaagtttttctttgaaagCTTAGGTGTAAATATGCCTGAGAGAGAAATTAGTCAACCTGCTAAAATGTTCCTCTTTTATGTTAATGATCAAACATCAGACATACTGTAACAGATAAAACAACGAAGCCTGACAAACTTCTAACCACAGTGACAGCCATAAAGTTTGTTTGCACACATATCCAGTCAGCCCCGAGGCAAAGAGGTGAGAGTCATGACAGCAAACATGTCTGAATGAGAAGGCTAAGAAACAAGAATGGGACGCTTAAGTGATGATAAACCAACCTGACAGTCAGAGGTGAGGAGATGATAGCCACAATGAAAAGTCATCCGTGCAGGGAGGCTAAAAGACGGAAATAGGAGGCTTTATTCTGACAATAAACTGAGTGAGTCAGAGAGGCAAGTAGACTAATCATACAATagtaaaataactgaaaactatttcagagaggaaacagaggtAGTTATAAGCGGGATGAGTCAGAgctaatgaatgaaaaatagcaCATACCACAAAatacacagacagatggaggcGTAGAGGAGCTGATATCAAACCGAGGCCTCCCTGGCAGAGACATGAATAGCCATTTTGTGAAGGCATTAATACAACAGCACTGCTTCAGACATGAAAAACCTCTCAGATTATGATGGATTCTCTTTGATGTGCATGCATTCAAACTCGCATTTATTTCTACATGAATTGAACAGACTGTAACAGGGAATTACTGTCGCACTAGCATTCCACAAGTAAGATGAAATGGCcggaaatgtatttatttattctctttataTTAATCGTAATTTACATACAATAATACACGCACTATTTGTCTGATAGAACATGTTTAGCATACTGCAGTTTGCCTCATAGGCAAATGTTAGcctaatctctataaacacaTATCTACTCATGTATGCAGCCTGAGTGCTGATGGGTTCAGTCAAAAGTAAAGGCATCTGTAACATTTTGTTACAAACACCTGATGTGGGAATCAATAGTGTTTTGATTGAGATGTTGTTGTGAAAGTGAAGCTGGAGGATTGTGGCGGTATCCTTCCATCACGGCCGACACTGTCCAGCTCAGCAGGAGTCGGCCTCATAACTAAAAGCCAAACGATCAGTCTGCTTTCTATCAAAGAGTCCTTCACTCAGGCTCTGGATGCGAGGCTGAATAGCTAAATATAAATACCACTATTTCCTTCCAAGTTTACCTTCAGCCAAAACTGaataggtgtagattttgaaGGAGACTCAAGGGACACGTTCCTCTCAATATGTCCCCCctcagtaaaaacatgaaagtaaatgacttttattgtggcaaaattaaaaacatttataccttaaattggtgcagaaaaggcataattttataaataaaaactcaccagaatgcagaaattaaagtgtttaatgctcaaaattttctggcggAGGACATCCAAACCACCCCATTCAcattcccaacttgtcaaatccTGATGCTTTGTCAGTGTCAGCAATGGACATAGACGCACAGACACACCATTTGATGTGGTATTATATCAACACTGTCTCATCCCAAATGCTTTGttagtggacttccacgtctacgtAATACGCTCTAGGTCTCCTTctccatctgctgttgacattatAGGAAGCCGCAACCAACGCCACAATGTCAATagaagcacatggtgggattacagtgcatgtggttatgtttatgcaacaaaagcacatgggaATCAACTGGGATGTCATGCAGCACATGCCTAGCATTGGGTACAAAAAGGCAAAGATGGTTAGGCTTCAGCCAAAAAGGCACATACGTAGgtaggcataaaaaaaaaaaaaaggagcacatTCTGTCCGGCCATGTTCTCAACTGACGCTGCCGATTCGCGTATCATGCTGTCTGGTGGCGTTTCATAACATGGCAAACAGTTCTGTGCTGCCTTCTTAGCTGACGCCGCCGGCAGCAACTACTGTAATATAAAGAAAGTCTGTACAgggcaaagaaaaagaaaaaagaacctGCTCTGTATTTCCAATATGAATTTTGAACCAAACCACGGTGGTTCTAAAACTAATCATATGCCCTTGTTGCAGAACCCTTTGAAAATAATcgtaaaaacaaaacttttttttactttgccatTTCCTGAGAAActactttgaaaaaacacatttcacatcaCAAGTGTAAATTGACAAGCCATGCCTGAATGTTCAAATCTGATCCAGGAGCTGTACTTAACTTGTCATATTTAGATATGTATGACAAAGCAGCGGTAGCTTTTTGACGAGTTGGTATAAGAGCTTGTTGGCCAAAATCCTGgtttcatatgtgtcccccTCAATGTTGATTTTAAAACTGCACCCTTgctaatttgtatttgtatggtATACACTAGTAGCTAACAGTTTGGGTGTGTAGGTTTTTGGGGTGCTTCTCTTTGTATGACATATTTCCACCTTTGTTTGCATAAAAGTTTGCCCAGTATTTGTGTGAATAAGCGCTTGTGGAGGCTTTGTGAATAATTTAGAGGCATAATCGCCTCCAGTGTAAGCAGAGCTCGTAGCACGGCCTTTAGAGGTGTATCGATGTTTTATGACATGCTTTGAATCATCCCCCTCATCTCATCTACCCCTCATCCTGCAGCAGTGTGCTCACTCTCTCGCCCTGTCTATCCGCTGCATCCCCtgtgcactctctctctctgtcttctcttctTGTTCCTCTGCTATCTTTTCCCCCTCCCTTACTTTCTTGTACTACATGtacaagtgtatgtgtgtgtgtgtgtgtgtgtgtgtgtgtgtgtgtgtgtgtgcacgcacgcacgcacgcgtaTGGTCCCTGGCCATAATTCCCCAGCAGTGGAATTTAGATGCAGCACAGAGGAGCGGCTGGGCTTCCATGAATTATGAACATGATAGATATGAGGCTCTCCACCTAACATTACAAACCAGTACTTCCTACCCCTTGTCCTCCTTTCCTCTTATTGTTCTGCTGTTTCGACCTCTTGTCCCATTCCCTCCTCTCATTACCGTTTCCCCTACGTTTCCTCATGCTTACTCTTCTCATCACCTCCTCTTCCACCTCTCTCCTCATGTGCACTGTTTTCAAAATTCTGCTTCTTTAAGCCTTATATGAAACTTTCTTTTGATTGTCAACAGAGAAATATAAACAGGTATTTCAGAGTTTGAGTctgattttcaaaaacaacttgtCCACATTAGCTGGGAAAATGTGGTTGTTTACctacttatttttgtttctgtgtgcattctgtgcacaacaacacaaaaatacagttaCCACAGTAGGACTTGAAATTGGCTTATGGGCATGTCACAAGTCCACACAAATTCAAATGGGTTtagctttaaaggtccagtgtaggATTTACAGGgatacattggcagaaatggaatatattataaaaagtaTCTTTTCTTAATCACCTGAAAAGGTGAAAGTGATctatttagtgtttttgcaagttttcatCACCAGGTCTGTTTATTTTAGAGAGGACGAGACCTCTGCTGATGATTTGGCTTACAGAAAAAACCTCCTGAAGATCTGGATATTGAGTTATAAGAGAAAAttggtgagcacacattagcaggtgctgggcttgTGGCCTGTCACCGATGTGCTGAACAGCATGGGAGACATGTTTATTgtgatgtgaaactgctttattcagtgtttttatcggTTTTAATCACTGGGTCGGTTTGTTTTAGAAAGGAAGTGACCTCTGCAGATGATTCAGCtcttggtaaaaacctcctgaacaatgtccactgaaggaattctaactgagAGAAGTTTTAGCTGATTGCAAGCTGTAAACCTCATAGCTAGATGCTGCTAAATAAcgctaaatcttacacactgtttctttaaaaagacagtttatTCAACATCTTGGAAACAAGGacaccaaaagaaaaacttaactCAAGATCAACTTAGCACCATTTTAAGGACAAAAAATTACACTCAACTGGTCGACAtcaatgctaaaaaaaatgctagcTAAATTTAAGataacataaaatcaaaatacaaatgAGAAATCAATAGAGGCTGAGAGCTAAACTATGCCATGTCACATTGGGAAAAGCACAAGTGTAAATAACACtaatgatggctgaatttgTTTTAGCTGCATCAGTTTCAGGGTCTTGGTAATGCATGCTGGCCAACATTTATATCATAATGGCTGTGCTTTTTATACTATGACAAGTCAGACATATCAGATAACATATCCATGCACCTGCACACTTGacttaaaattacatttgtatagAACATAAAGCAGTGTTTTGCATATAAAACAAAGACTGCTTCTAATTTCTGTAATTACACTGtgttttattacaaaacatatGCAGAACATTGCTTGCCAATACTTTAGTCCTTTATTTTGGCATTCCTGAGACCCCTCACCACCAATATGGACATCACCCAGactgccaaaaataaacactggcaGTCAGAGCTTTGAGAGGTTGGTCGCACATTAGGAAGAAGCACTTTCCTCCGACTATAGACAACAGTACAACCAGCATCACAAACAGACACTTACTCCcattaacaacaacagcagctgttCTCTTTGCCGTGACAAAAATGTCCCTGTCATCGCTGCACTCACAAATGAAACATTATAACTTTGTGTCCATAATTAACAAAAGATGTATAGCAGCCATTCAGAAAATGCTTATTGCTTTGTCAGAGCTGTGGAGAGATAGCCATCCTCCACagatctctcacacacacgagTGCGTGCAGGAGCCATTACCGCCCAGTGTGTGTAATCTTGTGATTTCTAAAAGGAGAAAAGGCCGTGCCTCCTGTCTGAATTTTTCATTCCGgaccctctctgtctctgtataaCAACTAATAAATAAGCAATGAATCCTGAGGACATAACGCAGAATGGACTCAATTTTATGTCCTCAACACCACCTCCCCCCCTGAATACACACTTtgtctcactctctttttttctctatgaactctctctctctttctctctgtctctctctctctctctctcagtgtgtgttttgagagctaaatcttttgctgcattcactTCCTTTGCCCAGTGAACTCTACTGGCTCCAATATATGGTGGAAAAGTGTGCGTCTGTGTTTGTGGATTGAACGTgaccttttgcttttttaatccACCGCACCGATTTAGATTTAAAGCGGCTGGTGGCTTTGAATCAGTCTGAGAGGCACCTTGGTTGACGGGCAGTTCAGAGGGGCCTCGGTTTAGATTAGCACATGAATATATGCCACAACATCACTGTCAGATTATGCAATATTTTTCTCAGTCAACAAGTGAGTGGgtgtttcagacagagagacagagaaagggagagggagagaatcaTTATGTTGTGAGAGGGAGTCAGCTGAGAAATGTGATAAAGGCAGAACAAAACTTAAAGTGGTACTTTTATGCCATCTGGTGGGCTAGTGGTTTTATTGGCACATGCAGCCAAACATTGGCACTGGTGGTTAATGAGCCAAACTAAATGTAATTTCTAAGCAGACAAACCCTCTCAGTGTCCATAAGTTGGGCTTTAAAGTGAATATCCTTACATCCAGTTATAAGTTATAAGACACACAGCCTTTGTGGTGTTTATGTTGTGTTGGCTTTGTAGGTGTTATGCACCTTTTTATGATTTGACGTGtccttgtgattttttttttctgtttctttaaagtcattttgtgtctttttttgggtgttttgtgtgactctttaatgacattttgtgcctcattgtggttgtttttcatctttttgtagttatttggtTCTCTTTAAGTCATTtcgtgtctctttgaggtaatttagtatcttttttgttgtgtcctgtccctttgtagtcatttgtctttttttaagtcattttgtgcaTCACCAgggttttttgtctgtttgcagtcatttgtgtctctttgatgtaattttgagtctttttttgtcattttgtgaccattttttcttattttgtgcctgttttttaggccattttgtgcctcttttgtgGTTGGTTTgccagtttttgttgttattttgtgtttccttgctgttcctttgcatctctttctggtcattttgtgtatgtTCCTGTCTCTTCAGTACATGTTGATTTGAGCAAAATTTTGCATGTGAAGGCCAGGTAGCTTCTGACACTTTGAGCCCCTGAGCcagttcagtaatccatccatgcctACATGTCCAAACTGGAATAATCTAATAGGACCATGACCCTTGCTCAGGATGCATAACCTATATTGTAAATCTTGTTATCagtgcatatatattttttatcttgatGGTCATTTTTGACTTATCCCTTGAGCTCAcgaataacaaaataatatagtCTACAGAGGGACCTGTCAGTGTTAACGACACTGGTGTGTTGGGCTCTCTTACTTGTCATTTACGTGGATGACTCAAGGCAAAGGGATAGTGTCTCTTGATGGTGACATTTTAAACaagaaatagaataaaatgaattgattaaatatcactattttaaaacatttgattaaatttcTTGATGGATGCATTTATTGCTTataaatggtgaaaatgtttaaatctgaCAATAATTTCTTTTCACACAGTTTTTGGTTATGATAAACGGTGCcatcttggcaaaaaaaaagcttttcataCACACTTGTGGGTTTCGGGATTGTGAGAGTGACAATTTAAGGTTGAATGTTCCTctccaaatcaaaaacatgactccctccacagtgcttaaaaaatatttgtagtgcCTCCCCCGTTTTGCACCATGCTCTCCCCtcttataaataacaaacagtccctactTACTTTGCAGACATATTGAACTCTTAGTAGTTCATCTAAATTTTAGTTAATAATGAGTGCTGAGTACCTATTTcaggctacaaaaaaaaaaaaaaaaatgcaaatctagGTTGTTTATGGTGATAGTCTTTAATAGTTTGAAAATAGGCTCCTAAAATCGTGTCACTATTATAGACAGTAtattaagaataaaaagaaaaatacaataaaataaaacattttttcatacaaTGGTCACAATGAAAATAGTCACGAGCAGAGCcctttattctagtgcactggTCACGAGGCTCAGCTGTTACCAGGGTAACCAAATTATCCAAGTCCCGCCTCTCTGTTCCAAGAGCCAATCAGGTGTTAGTATGCGTCTACTAACCGTCAGCCGCGAATTGCAAACTTCctttttatgtctgtgttgATTTGCCGTTTTTACAGCATTAAATCGACCATAACACTCgcattttcataaaattcaAGGCAGTATGAGCATAGAGCAGTCGGCTGAGACCCACAGTAGTGTAAATACGTGTGCAGTTTCGACGCCGGAAGGGAACGATGTCAAGAAAGCAGCGCTGAAAAGGTAGCTTGTTAACAGTTAGCACTAATGCTAGCTAGCGGCTAGCACCAAATAaataatgtcaaataatttCAGGCAATACTGCTAAGCTAGTTGTAATTGCAAAAACGTGTTTATCATTGCCTTGTTCCATTGTCCTTCTGTGTCGCTGTGATATTGCCCCACGACCTTACTGAGACGGTATGTGCTGGACTGTAACGTTTACATTGTTGTGTCGCCATTGCTTATTTACAGAAAGGCCATCATTAAATGTTGCACACATGTCTATTTGACTGGGTTTTATGTGACATTGTGCTTAAACCAATGCCTTTTCTGTTCGCTGGCCGATGATCGCCGACAAGAAGTCAAGGTTTATCCTCTTCTTTATTGACCAGAAAATCAGCTATTTTTGTGATTTCCAAAATCTGTATTTTCACTCACATGAGGTTCTTCTGTGTATCCCAGTTAATCTCTCTTCAAAATTGCacttttaattcatttgtaaaatatacTAGCTTTTTGCAGACTTTGTCAAATGGAAATGGATTTCACAGTTTGTgactaaaaactaaatatgAAAAACTCCTTGGCAATGGCgattatatttatattgcacaTTGCAGTCCAAATAAATGTGTGCTTTACATAGAATAAAACAGATAGAAGACCACGTGTAGAATAAAACATATATAGGAAtacactataataataataataaactgtatatattattaagcccctttaaaaacagggtttacaaagtgctttgactaAAGGCCAGACAAAAATTAAAGTAGTATTTCACAAAAGGcctgaggcaaaaaaaaaaaaaaaacatgttggagaaacacacaaagcaatGACAAATAGAGATggaagcaatttaaaaacaaaactcaaagtaAAAACCCATaccaataaaagtaaatataactaaaataataaaaacagaatattaataataattaaatgaagCAGGATCAGAACAGAATAGaagaataaatttaaattaaaataaattaacgAAATTAGATGAGTGTGATCATTGGACATCAACATAATAACAtagagaacacaaaaaaaaaacaatcgaAAGCGAGTGATggttcacaaacacacaaaatgagccTGGGAGAAAGAAATATTCTTTATGCATGTTCTCATCAAGTGAAACACccttgtctctgtctccctaGAACTCCATATTCAAAGTTTAAGCGAGTACACTCCAACTTCAAATCACCTGTAAGTGaacctcctctctgtctgtaacacacacataaagtgcCACATATGTATCACAGGATGATTGTCTGTTTCGCATCCGACAGCTTCAAGTAAGTGAGAGTGCTAAAGTTAGCCCTGCAGAGGAGGTGGCAGAgctggagagaagaagagagcagCTGGACGCAGAGATAGCACAGCTGGAGGCTGAGTGagtacagctgtgtgtgtgtgtgtgtgtctgtgtttgtgtgtgtgtgtcgttcTGTATTTCTGAGGTCCAACTTGAACTGTATAGGTtaagatttattcatttagtgtTGATGATACAGTTTAGTGTTGGGGGTTAATGACTCAGTGGTGTCGATCCCCTCAAGTAATACCCTGAAATACCTATAATCAGAGTTCCTACAGATCCTTAGAAAGTCTTCAAAGGCATTGAATTTATTCatctaaagggaaaaaataatggCTCTGCCATGGGAAGAGggattttattaatgtttttttcagattttgaattgtaaaaaatcttaaaataattggtaatatatatatgttttttttaataataatattaatttaaattccTGCTCTCAAACTCATCAACGGTGCAATTTTACATGCagattaaagaaacacaaaatcgtccagaaaacaggccagaaaGGCCAGATATTTCGCATTTATACTTAAActtgttctttgtctttgttgtttttccaacatttcgTAGATAATATAACTTTTTCAGTGGActaaatacaataaacatttgggcaagaTAAAATTGTCCTTTAATCTTGCTTATTAGAAAATTGGataattctgagtggcattaagAAGGTTTTTAAAAGTCCTAAGTCTAATTTACCTTAAGCTGAAAAAACCCTGTATGATGGCTGTCTGTGTCCATGTGTGCTCCTCTTGCCTGCACATagtttaatcagttttttttaaagatgtttgtattttgtgtgtgtgcctgtccATGAGCATCTGCACATATTGGCTTTTTTATGTGAGACttcttatgtgtgtgtttctccagAGGATGCAGAGTAGAGGAGCTGGAGCGTCATATTGACATGCTGCATGAATACAATGACATCAAAGACATTGGACAGTCACTCCTGGGTCGTATTGGTAAGAGAAATGCTCGTATAAACATTTCACTTCACTAGTTTTTAGTAGCATTTAAGTGCATGATTGTAGAATATACTTGTgcgggttttttttctaatatttattcGTAGGCTCTCCACTCCAAAATAATGAGTGTTGAGAGATAACAGTGAACCAAAACTGTCAGCTGAATgagttgtctgtctgtcagtgttaCTCATGTTTTACACCTCTCAGCTCCCTTATGATAAGAGAGTGTGAACCCAGAGCAGATTAGATGAGACAAGCAACAGTATGTCTTTTTCTGGTGTGATTTGGACCAAAGAAACCAAACTGCACAAAGGTGTGATCACAacttttaaaattacttaaagtaCCATAAGAAAGTAGACACCCTTGAAGCTACAGTTGGTcatttttattgagaaaaaaaatcatatttgctCAAACTGCCTCACACGGCACAACATTTGACAGATtagctgtaaaaaaacaaacaaataaataaaatatctgccTATGTTATTGCTTTGTAGCACATGTAATGGCATTGCTGCAGgtaaatgaaaacaaccaattggagccgaggagtctctacCGCCGCTGTCAATCACTGTTCCTGTTCTGCAGTCAAATTGTCAatctaggcagcgctgatcaaatatgaatcaagattctgttattgtattgttgttataattttcaaaaacattttctggtgtacttttttaactgtaacatgAGAAAGGTACTCTGGTTAACTATATCCAGATCACcaactttcttattttacagtcaaacaaaacactaaaatatttctaaatttctaaacaagaaataggcaatgcagtaacagaatcttgattcttGTCTGTTCAGCGTTGCCTAGTTcgactcctcggctctgattggttgttttctgtgcGCTGTAGATTCAAGCAAAGGCCATCAGAAgcaggatgaagaggaggaggaacattatttttttctatctgtctcatgtacttcttTCAGAATATACTGACCGTTTCAACAAATAtgacagttattttcataaaagctaCCAACTGCAGCTTAATCAAAGATCATCAGATTTACCACTTTTCATAC encodes:
- the swi5 gene encoding DNA repair protein SWI5 homolog → MSIEQSAETHSSVNTCAVSTPEGNDVKKAALKRTPYSKFKRVHSNFKSPLQVSESAKVSPAEEVAELERRREQLDAEIAQLEAEGCRVEELERHIDMLHEYNDIKDIGQSLLGRIAAVRGTTTRDLYSHFGLELDD